Within the Medicago truncatula cultivar Jemalong A17 chromosome 4, MtrunA17r5.0-ANR, whole genome shotgun sequence genome, the region AGTCAACAGATGATTCTCCCATTGGGCTGGGCATTTTATCACAAAGCTGCAACATCATCATGAAGCTGAGAATCAAGAGATGAAACAGGAAACTCAAATAGCAGGAGTAAGACAACTAACTCACATTATTGATATAGGTTAGTATCTGATCTTGGGTCTTATTCTGCCTCAGCTGGTTCTGCATCCAAACAACTGCCATCTCACAAGCAGAACAAGAAGCACCATGAAGACCACTAGATGATTTCCTTTCATTCCCATCCACTACACTCTCAATAGCCAAACTAAGTGGAAAAATTGGAAGACGGGTAAAATGTTAATCACAGTGAAATCGTACAAAAgcattataatattttgaatttgatgaCCAAAGATTCAAaggatataaaaatataattgggCCTTACTCAACACCATGAGTGCCATCAAAAGTGCATAATCCAATTTCGGAACAGATCTTCTTTGGTTGAGCCTGAAGGAGTAAAGGAAAAGCATAAGAAAATCCCCTAAAAGAACCTTTCTTCTAACATACCACTCATGACCATAGGTAACAATCTAATCAACCAAGATATGCCAGAAAAGATTACAAATGGTACTCACTTCAGCTAAAAGTAAGTTCAATATTGTTTGTCCATACTCTGCAACAATGGTCTTGCACTCTTTGCTTACAACTCCTGATGCTCCAATTGCATGATTTATCATGGTAATTACAGTCTACAATAATAAACCACATGGTCATAGAAACAAGCTAGTCAAAAGCATTAGTCAAGACCTTTTTTCGGTTGGAAATTTAAACCATACAATAAAAGTTTTCAATCTCTAAAGGCCCCAACTATGTGACACTTCTCATCAACGAGACAATATTGTGCTGCATATTATAGTTATAGTATAAATGTTAAAACTGAAAACATATTGAAAAGAAATAGAAAGGAAGAAGTAATCACTATCCCAGGTGACGATTGGTTTGCAATTTCTATCATTGGCAAATCTAACAATCTATCATATTCCACagtcaataaaagaaaaagctaTATTGACTTCAATCTATGTGTAACATTTATTCATACCGTTGGACCTGCCAACAAAGATGTCCCCGAATCAGCAATTGCCGAACAGCCATCAACGCAATATCCTGAATGACAATAAAAGCACATCAAACCAATGAAATTAAAGCTaagaccaatttaaaaaatctcTGCTAGGAAAATAAATTGGTATTTCTTCTGACAGTAATCTACACGTACCAGTGGATTTACCATCAATAGTTACATCTCCCATatcaaactgaaaaaaaaaaaaaaaaaaaaaaaaaagcagagaAAAAGGTTAAAAAAGATCAATACAAGTATGGAAAAAATTTTATTTACTGATTATTGATTAACCTGCCAATATCCTTTTCTTTTCACAGGCACATAAGTGTGATTTCCCTTGTAGTGAGCAGGATCAACACCACCGAAAACAATCTCAcccccttcttcttcctctggTTTACGGTTGAGCCAAAATGAAAATACTGGTTCCTGGATAAGACCTTGTTCAACCATATTATACCTGTGACACGTAAAATCTGATAATGATACGGGGATTCAATAAACTTTTAACAAAAAAGGGAAGCTTGGAGCTGTAAGGCTCCCACTATGAACAGGTCTAAGGAAGGGTCACATCCACTGAGTGAGTCTACAATGAACCTTACCAAGCATTTGCAAGGCAGTCATTCAATAAAACCGTAAGAAAATGATGAACCAAAACTTAAGTAAACATACCACACTGGAACAGCATTTCCAACTGATATCTCTTGAAATCCAAGTCCCAATATACCATCAAACTTGGCCACCAAAAAGGTAACACCAGGCTCCTTAGTTGCTTCAATAAACTCCTAATAGTAAAAAGGTGCTATGTGGATTAATAACCGAACATACTATGAAAGGTACAAAGTTGCACCTTCCTTTATTGACATAAAAGACACCAATGATCAGCATTACCTGGTTCTTTACAACTATGTCACCAACTTTGACACTGTCATAGCTAAAGAAACCAGAAATTGCTCCGGTACCATATTGAATTGCAGCAGCAGTTCCTAGATAACACCAAGAAGCGAAGAAAAATCTTATACTACAGACAAAGACAGCAATGCCTCTATGGATGCAAAATATCAAGTGAGCGAAAATAGAAGATATGCCAAAACAAATTACAATATGTCAAAAACTAGGAATTCTCAATAACCAAAGGGTTGTGAATGGTAGAATTCTCAATAACCAAATTTTGGGAAAGGAATACATGCTTCTTCCTATTCAGACACCTCAGAACACAACAAAAAGAACACTACACAGTAACATAGATACATGAGAGAATTGGTTTTgttattcataaaataaaatgagggAGAAAAACCATTTTTCCTATAAGTAGTTGATTTGGTGGACTTGTACTTGGCGTGGAAGTAGCATGCAACCTGCaacaaaaatgtaaaatgaattgaataaacaaataatagaAATGACGAAGCAAATACGATAGATGAGCACATGAAAGCTCA harbors:
- the LOC11427124 gene encoding aspartic proteinase, which encodes MGNKLHVIVLCLLVSTLLISAVSIAASSSDGLRRIALKKIQLDRNNKLAAAAAAAAGGRRTKDTDSLQSSIRKYNLANNYQETDIVALKNYLDAQYYGEISIGTSPQKFTVIFDTGSSNLWVPSSKCTFSVACYFHAKYKSTKSTTYRKNGTAAAIQYGTGAISGFFSYDSVKVGDIVVKNQEFIEATKEPGVTFLVAKFDGILGLGFQEISVGNAVPVWYNMVEQGLIQEPVFSFWLNRKPEEEEGGEIVFGGVDPAHYKGNHTYVPVKRKGYWQFDMGDVTIDGKSTGYCVDGCSAIADSGTSLLAGPTTVITMINHAIGASGVVSKECKTIVAEYGQTILNLLLAEAQPKKICSEIGLCTFDGTHGVDLAIESVVDGNERKSSSGLHGASCSACEMAVVWMQNQLRQNKTQDQILTYINNLCDKMPSPMGESSVDCENISSLPVISFTIGGRTFDLAPEEYIKVGEGPAAQCISGFVAIDVPPPRGPIWILGDIFMGRYHTVFDFGKSRVGFAEAA